Proteins found in one Onychomys torridus chromosome 21, mOncTor1.1, whole genome shotgun sequence genomic segment:
- the Polr2e gene encoding DNA-directed RNA polymerases I, II, and III subunit RPABC1, with product MDDEEETYRLWKIRKTIMQLCHDRGYLVTQDELDQTLEEFRAQFGDKPSEGRPRRTDLTVLVAHNDDPTDQMFVFFPEEPKVGIKTIKVYCQRMQEENITRALIVVQQGMTPSAKQSLVDMAPKYVLEQFLQQELLINITEHELVPEHVVMTKEEVTELLARYKLRESQLPRIQAGDPVARYFGIKRGQVVKIIRPSETAGRYITYRLVQ from the exons ATGGACGACGAGGAGGAGACGTACCGGCTGTGGAAGATCCGCAAGACCATCATGCAG CTTTGTCATGACCGTGGCTACCTGGTGACCCAGGATGAGCTGGACCAGACACTCGAGGAGTTCAGGGCACAGTTTGGGGACAAACCTAGCGAAGGGAGACCGAGGCGCACAGACCTCACTGTACTGGTGGCCCACAATGACGACCCCACAGACCAGATGTTTGTGTTCTTCCCAG AGGAGCCCAAGGTGGGCATCAAGACCATCAAGGTGTACTGCCAGCGCATGCAGGAGGAGAACATCACGCGGGCGCTGATCGTGGTGCAGCAGGGCATGACGCCCTCCGCCAAGCAGTCGCTGGTGGACATGGCCCCTAAGTACGTGCTGGAGCAGTTCCTACAGCAAGAGCTGCTCATCAACATCACGGAACACGAG CTGGTCCCTGAGCATGTGGTCATGACCAAGGAGGAGGTGACGGAACTGCTGGCCCGATA CAAGCTTCGCGAGAGCCAGCTGCCCAGGATCCAGGCCGGGGACCCAGTAGCACGCTACTTTGGGATCAAGCGAGGACAG GTCGTGAAGATCATCCGACCCAGTGAGACCGCTGGCCGCTATATCACCTACCGCCTGGTCCAGTAG
- the Gpx4 gene encoding phospholipid hydroperoxide glutathione peroxidase isoform X2 produces the protein MSWGRLSRLLKPALLCGALAAPGLAGTMCASRDDWRCARSMHEFSAKDIDGHMICLDKYKGYVCIVTNVASQUGKTDVNYTQLVDLHARYAECGLRILAFPCNQFGKQEPGSNQEIKEFAAGYNVKFDMYSKICVNGDDAHPLWKWMKIQPKGRGMLGNAIKWNFTKFLIDKNGCVVKRYGPMEEPQVIEKDLPCYL, from the exons ATGAGCTGGGGCCGACTGAGCCGCTTGCTGAAGCCGGCGCTGCTGTGCGGGGCTCTGGCTGCGCCCGGCCTGGCGGGCACCATG TGCGCATCCCGAGATGATTGGCGCTGTGCGCGCTCCATGCACGAATTCTCAGCCAAGGACATCGACGGGCACATGATTTGCCTGGATAAGTACAA GGGTTACGTGTGCATCGTCACCAACGTGGCCTCGCAATGAGGCAAAACCGACGTAAACTACACTCAGCTAGTCGATCTGCATGCCCGATATGCCGAGTGTGGTTTACGAATCCTGGCCTTCCCCTGCAACCAGTTCGGGAAGCAG GAGCCAGGAAGTAATCAAGAGATCAAAGAGTTTGCAGCCGGCTACAATGTCAAGTTTGACATGTACAGCAAGATCTGTGTAAATGGGGACGATGCCCACCCACTGTGGAAATGGATGAAAATCCAGCCCAAGGGCAGGGGCATGCTGGGAAA CGCCATCAAGTGGAACTTCACCAAG TTTCTCATCGATAAGAACGGATGCGTGGTGAAACGCTATGGTCCCATGGAGGAGCCCCAG GTGATAGAGAAAGACCTGCCGTGCTATCTCTAA
- the Gpx4 gene encoding phospholipid hydroperoxide glutathione peroxidase isoform X1, which produces MGRAASGNPGRCRRRGGSPGGRRRRERPRRRPRKRPGPRRRRKACARRRRRARPRRNDPGVPAPRPLLQEPPQGSNCAELLGLCASRDDWRCARSMHEFSAKDIDGHMICLDKYKGYVCIVTNVASQUGKTDVNYTQLVDLHARYAECGLRILAFPCNQFGKQEPGSNQEIKEFAAGYNVKFDMYSKICVNGDDAHPLWKWMKIQPKGRGMLGNAIKWNFTKFLIDKNGCVVKRYGPMEEPQVIEKDLPCYL; this is translated from the exons ATGGGCCGCGCGGCCTCCGGCAACCCCGGACGCTGCAGGCGGCGTGGCGGGTCTCCAGGGGGCCGGCGACGGCGTGAACGTCCGCGCCGAAGGCCTCGGAAGCGCCCGGGCCCTCGGAGGAGAAGGAAAGCCTGTGCGCGCCGCCGCAGGAGGGCGCGCCCGCGCCGGAACGATCCGGGGGTTCCGGCTCCCAGGCCTCTGCTTCAGGAGCCTCCCCAGGGCAGCAACTGCGCCGAGCTCCTGGGCTTG TGCGCATCCCGAGATGATTGGCGCTGTGCGCGCTCCATGCACGAATTCTCAGCCAAGGACATCGACGGGCACATGATTTGCCTGGATAAGTACAA GGGTTACGTGTGCATCGTCACCAACGTGGCCTCGCAATGAGGCAAAACCGACGTAAACTACACTCAGCTAGTCGATCTGCATGCCCGATATGCCGAGTGTGGTTTACGAATCCTGGCCTTCCCCTGCAACCAGTTCGGGAAGCAG GAGCCAGGAAGTAATCAAGAGATCAAAGAGTTTGCAGCCGGCTACAATGTCAAGTTTGACATGTACAGCAAGATCTGTGTAAATGGGGACGATGCCCACCCACTGTGGAAATGGATGAAAATCCAGCCCAAGGGCAGGGGCATGCTGGGAAA CGCCATCAAGTGGAACTTCACCAAG TTTCTCATCGATAAGAACGGATGCGTGGTGAAACGCTATGGTCCCATGGAGGAGCCCCAG GTGATAGAGAAAGACCTGCCGTGCTATCTCTAA